A section of the Papio anubis isolate 15944 chromosome 16, Panubis1.0, whole genome shotgun sequence genome encodes:
- the TANGO2 gene encoding transport and Golgi organization protein 2 homolog isoform X10, translated as MPPELLCAGRCVGQAGAAQAWHCPPGQGHSVWDAVRMPLGAGTPVDVQRREDSATEGSHRLILAANRDEFYSRPSKLADFWGNNNEILSGLDMEEGKEGGTWLGISTRGKLAALTNYLQPQLDWQARGRGELVTHFLTTDVDSLSYLKKVSMEGHLYNGFNLIAADLSTAKGDVICYYGNRGEPDPIVLTPADCSPQAPTG; from the exons ATGCCACCCGAGCTGCTGTGTGCAGGAAGGTgtgtgggccaggctggggctGCACAGGCCTGGCACTGCCCTCCAGGACAGGGTCACTCCGTGTGGGATGCTGTCAGAATGCCTCTCGGGGCGGGGACTCCAGTCGATGTACAAAGACGTGAAGACTCAGCCACAGAAGGCAGCCATAG GCTCATCTTGGCAGCCAACAGGGACGAATTCTACAGCCGACCCTCCAAGTTAGCTGACTTCTGGGGGAACAACAACGAGATCCTCAGTG GGCTGGacatggaggaaggcaaggaaggaggCACATGGCTGGGCATCAGCACACGTGGCAAGCTGGCAGCGCTCACCAACTACCTGCAGCCGCAGCTGGACTGGCAGGCCCGAGGGCGAG GTGAACTTGTCACTCACTTTCTGACCACTGACGTGGACAGCTTGTCCTACCTGAAGAAGGTCTCTATGGAGGGCCATCTGTACAATGGCTTCAACCTCATAGCAGCCGACCTGAG CACAGCAAAGGGAGACGTCATTTGCTACTATGGGAACCGAGGGGAGCCTGATCCCATCGTTTTGACGCCAG CCGATTGCTCCCCACAGGCACCTACGGGCTGA
- the TANGO2 gene encoding transport and Golgi organization protein 2 homolog isoform X9: MPPELLCAGRCVGQAGAAQAWHCPPGQGHSVWDAVRMPLGAGTPVDVQRREDSATEGSHRLILAANRDEFYSRPSKLADFWGNNNEILSGLDMEEGKEGGTWLGISTRGKLAALTNYLQPQLDWQARGRGELVTHFLTTDVDSLSYLKKVSMEGHLYNGFNLIAADLSTAKGDVICYYGNRGEPDPIVLTPGSCQTRPSRTRAGSTCSPC, encoded by the exons ATGCCACCCGAGCTGCTGTGTGCAGGAAGGTgtgtgggccaggctggggctGCACAGGCCTGGCACTGCCCTCCAGGACAGGGTCACTCCGTGTGGGATGCTGTCAGAATGCCTCTCGGGGCGGGGACTCCAGTCGATGTACAAAGACGTGAAGACTCAGCCACAGAAGGCAGCCATAG GCTCATCTTGGCAGCCAACAGGGACGAATTCTACAGCCGACCCTCCAAGTTAGCTGACTTCTGGGGGAACAACAACGAGATCCTCAGTG GGCTGGacatggaggaaggcaaggaaggaggCACATGGCTGGGCATCAGCACACGTGGCAAGCTGGCAGCGCTCACCAACTACCTGCAGCCGCAGCTGGACTGGCAGGCCCGAGGGCGAG GTGAACTTGTCACTCACTTTCTGACCACTGACGTGGACAGCTTGTCCTACCTGAAGAAGGTCTCTATGGAGGGCCATCTGTACAATGGCTTCAACCTCATAGCAGCCGACCTGAG CACAGCAAAGGGAGACGTCATTTGCTACTATGGGAACCGAGGGGAGCCTGATCCCATCGTTTTGACGCCAG GCAGCTGCCAGACCCGGCCATCGAGGACCAGGGCGGGGAGTACGTGCAGCCCGTGCTGA